In Parus major isolate Abel chromosome 1, Parus_major1.1, whole genome shotgun sequence, the following proteins share a genomic window:
- the ZIC2 gene encoding zinc finger protein ZIC 2, whose protein sequence is MLLDAGPQFPALGVGTFARHHHSAAAEMQDRELSLAAQNSFVDSAAAHMGAFKLNAGAHDLSPGQSSAFTSQAPGYPAAALGPHAAHVGSYSGAPFNSTRDFLFRSRGFGDSSPAGGQHGIFGPAAGSLHHPHTDAQSHLLFPGIHDQHGPHASQNVLNGQMRLGLPGEVFARSDQYRQVSSPRTDPYSAAQLHNQYGPMNMNMGMNMAAHHHHHPGAFFRYMRQQCIKQELICKWIDPEQLNNPKKSCNKTFSTMHELVTHVSVEHVGGPEQSNHVCYWEECPREGKPFKAKYKLVNHIRVHTGEKPFPCPFPGCGKVFARSENLKIHKRTHTGEKPFQCEFEGCDRRFANSSDRKKHMHVHTSDKPYLCKMCDKSYTHPSSLRKHMKVHESSPQGSESSPAASSGYESSTPPGLVSPSAESQSTNNLSPAAAAAAAAAPRERFGLSDVFGGTESRRAMTFPGCWPGLWLHARRRGPAGGAARAEQPDSSSPDTARRTGTDKESVTAAGKPWKKFGLVKAPKYALRRGSAVNRAPSALRWLRCLQRQLVQPGKALCSSHPAEPIAQAPPGQSSLWVFRALSRVFKYQ, encoded by the exons ATGCTGCTGGACGCCGGCCCGCAGTTCCCGGCCCTCGGAGTGGGCACCTTCGCCCGGCACCACCACTCGGCCGCGGCGGAGATGCAGGACCGGGAGCTGAGCCTGGCGGCGCAGAACAGCTTCGTGGACTCGGCGGCGGCGCACATGGGCGCCTTCAAGCTCAACGCCGGCGCCCACGACCTCTCCCCCGGGCAGAGCTCGGCGTTCACCTCGCAGGCGCCCGGTTACCCTGCCGCCGCCCTGGGCCCCCACGCCGCTCATGTCGGCTCCTACTCCGGGGCGCCCTTCAACTCAACCCGGGACTTCTTGTTTCGCAGCCGGGGCTTCGGGGACTCGTCGCCGGCCGGCGGACAGCACGGCATCTTCGGCCCTGCGGCCGGCAGCCTGCACCACCCGCACACGGACGCTCAGAGCCACCTCCTCTTCCCGGGCATCCACGACCAGCATGGCCCCCACGCCTCCCAAAATGTTCTCAATGGGCAGATGCGACTGGGCTTGCCAGGGGAGGTATTCGCCCGGTCGGATCAGTACCGCCAGGTTTCCAGCCCCAGGACTGACCCTTACTCGGCGGCTCAGCTGCACAACCAGTACGGCCCCATGAATATGAATATGGGCATGAACATGGCagcccaccaccaccaccacccagGTGCCTTTTTCCGCTACATGCGGCAGCAGTGCATCAAGCAAGAGCTCATCTGCAAATGGATCGATCCCGAACAgctgaacaaccccaaaaaaAGTTGCAATAAAACTTTCAGCACCATGCACGAGTTGGTCACCCATGTCTCGGTGGAGCACGTTGGGGGACCCGAGCAGAGCAACCATGTCTGCTACTGGGAGGAGTGTCCCCGCGAAGGCAAACCTTTCAAAGCGAAATACAAACTGGTCAATCATATCCGAGTGCACACGGGAGAGAAacccttcccctgccccttccctggctgcGGAAAAGTTTTCGCCAGATCAGAAAATCTCAAAATTCACAAAAGGACGCACACAG GGGAGAAGCCCTTCCAGTGCGAGTTCGAAGGCTGCGACCGGCGCTTCGCCAACAGCAGCGACCGCAAGAAGCACATGCACGTCCACACCTCGGATAAGCCCTACCTGTGCAAGATGTGCGACAAGTCCTAcacccaccccagctccctgcGGAAACACATGAAG GTGCACGAGTCGTCCCCGCAAGGCTCCGAATCCTCCCCGGCCGCCAGCTCCGGCTACGAGTCCTCCACCCCCCCGGGGCTGGTGTCCCCTAGCGCCGAGTCGCAGAGCACCAACAACCTCTCCcctgcggcggcggcggcggcggcggcagcg ccCAGAGAGCGGTTTGGGTTGTCAGATGTGTTCGGGGGGACGGAGAGCCGCCGGGCGATGACTTTCCCGGGATGCTGGCCCGGCCTTTGGCTCCATGCGCGCCGTCGGGGCCCGGCCGGCGGAGCCGCCCGTGCAGAGCAGCCGGACAGCAGCTCTCCGGACACAGCCCGCCGCACCGGGACAGACAAGGAGAGTGTGACAGCGGCCGGGAAACCGTGGAAAAAGTTCGGCCTTGTCAAGGCACCGAAATACGCCCTGCGAAGAGGCAGCGCTGTGAACCGGGCTCCGAGCGCCCTGCGGTGGCTGCGCTGCCTTCAGCGGCAGCTTGTGCAGCCTGGGAAAGCCCTGTGCTCCTCACACCCGGCCGAGCCCATCGCTCAAGCCCCCCCCGGCCAGTCGTCGCTTTGGGTTTTTCGGGCTTTGTCCCGTGTGTTCAAATATCAGTAA